A single Streptomyces sp. 2114.4 DNA region contains:
- a CDS encoding amidase: protein MADLHDLTALEQAGKIRSGELSPVELTEHYLTRIERLDDSLGAFLTRTPETARKQASDAESEATAARREGRALPPLHGVPVPVKDLNQVAGVRCTMGSRALAGHVPTVDDHVVHKLRAGGTILLGKTNTPEFGLPCYTENDLAPPARTPWDPERSAGGSSGGAAAAVAGGLAPLAHASDGGGSVRIPASVCGLFGIKPSRGRISGGPLLHDISGLATSGPLARTVADAATLLDVMAGAMPGDPFAAPPLPPGETFATHARRDPGRLRIACLTEPPVPGLKVHSDCRTATTDTAALLTALGHEVEELSLPADDGILLAFTRVWSVLAASRPVPPEREELLMPLTRSLRARGAEVSGPDFARSMYAFRLLAQSIADGLMPPGTGYDVILSPTLAAPPVPVGALRNDADPEAEFAAIGAFTPFTALYNATGQPAVNVPLQWNAEGLPIGVMLAGRYGDEATLIALSAQLEQARPWADRTPAMW, encoded by the coding sequence ATGGCCGACCTGCACGATCTGACCGCGCTCGAACAGGCCGGGAAGATCCGGTCCGGTGAGCTCTCCCCCGTGGAGCTCACCGAGCACTATCTGACGCGGATCGAGCGGCTCGACGACTCACTCGGCGCGTTCCTCACCCGCACCCCGGAGACGGCCCGCAAGCAGGCCTCGGACGCCGAGAGCGAGGCCACCGCGGCCCGCCGGGAGGGCCGTGCGCTCCCGCCGCTGCACGGCGTCCCCGTCCCCGTGAAGGACCTCAACCAGGTCGCCGGGGTGCGCTGCACGATGGGTTCCCGGGCGCTGGCCGGGCATGTGCCGACCGTCGACGACCATGTGGTCCACAAGCTGCGGGCGGGCGGCACGATCCTGCTCGGCAAGACCAACACCCCCGAATTCGGGCTGCCGTGCTACACCGAGAACGACCTGGCGCCGCCCGCCCGCACCCCGTGGGACCCGGAGCGCTCGGCGGGCGGCTCCAGCGGCGGGGCGGCCGCGGCCGTGGCCGGCGGCCTGGCACCGCTCGCGCACGCCAGCGACGGCGGCGGCTCGGTCCGTATCCCGGCCTCCGTCTGCGGGCTGTTCGGCATCAAGCCCAGCCGCGGCCGGATCAGCGGCGGCCCGCTGCTCCACGACATCTCCGGCCTGGCCACCTCGGGACCACTGGCCCGTACGGTCGCGGACGCGGCCACCCTGCTGGACGTCATGGCGGGCGCGATGCCCGGAGATCCGTTCGCCGCGCCGCCGCTGCCGCCCGGCGAGACCTTCGCCACCCACGCCCGCCGCGACCCCGGACGGCTGCGGATCGCCTGCCTCACCGAGCCGCCCGTCCCCGGCCTTAAGGTCCACTCCGACTGCCGCACCGCCACCACCGACACCGCCGCCCTGCTGACCGCGCTCGGCCACGAGGTCGAGGAGCTGTCCCTGCCGGCCGACGACGGCATCCTGCTCGCCTTCACCCGTGTCTGGTCGGTGCTCGCCGCGAGCCGCCCCGTACCCCCGGAGCGCGAGGAGCTGCTGATGCCGCTCACCCGCTCACTGCGCGCCCGCGGCGCCGAGGTCTCCGGTCCCGACTTCGCACGCTCGATGTACGCGTTCCGGCTCCTCGCCCAGTCCATCGCGGACGGCCTGATGCCGCCGGGCACCGGCTATGACGTGATCCTCTCGCCCACGCTGGCCGCGCCCCCGGTGCCGGTCGGCGCGCTGCGCAACGACGCCGATCCGGAAGCCGAGTTCGCCGCCATCGGCGCCTTCACACCGTTCACCGCGCTCTACAACGCCACCGGCCAGCCCGCGGTGAACGTCCCGCTGCAGTGGAACGCCGAGGGGCTGCCGATCGGGGTGATGCTGGCCGGGCGCTACGGCGACGAGGCCACCTTGATCGCGCTGTCGGCACAGCTGGAGCAGGCCCGCCCGTGGGCGGACCGCACCCCGGCCATGTGGTGA